The proteins below are encoded in one region of Leptospira terpstrae serovar Hualin str. LT 11-33 = ATCC 700639:
- a CDS encoding DoxX family protein, translated as MSEKTKKIAYWFFTLWLSLGMVSTAIVQLMKLPEEVEKINQLGYPTYFLTLLGIWKLLGVVAVLSPKYLLLKEWAYAGFFFAMSGAAFSHIVSRHALGEIFPSLLLLALTVISWYLRPANRRI; from the coding sequence ATGTCAGAGAAAACAAAAAAAATAGCTTATTGGTTCTTTACCCTTTGGTTGTCCTTGGGTATGGTATCGACAGCGATAGTACAACTTATGAAACTTCCCGAAGAAGTAGAAAAGATCAACCAATTGGGTTATCCTACCTATTTTCTAACACTTCTTGGGATTTGGAAACTACTGGGTGTGGTAGCCGTTCTTTCACCAAAGTATCTATTACTGAAAGAATGGGCATATGCTGGATTTTTCTTTGCGATGTCTGGAGCAGCATTTTCGCATATTGTTTCTCGACATGCATTGGGAGAAATTTTTCCATCCCTACTTCTATTGGCCCTGACTGTGATTTCTTGGTACTTACGTCCCGCTAATCGAAGAATCTAA
- a CDS encoding BtrH N-terminal domain-containing protein — MIIPKLTPFVGVHCVTTTTGTLLKHIGMDLSEPMLFGLGSQCFL; from the coding sequence ATGATCATACCTAAACTGACTCCTTTTGTGGGAGTACACTGTGTAACAACCACAACAGGAACTCTATTAAAACATATAGGTATGGACTTGTCGGAACCTATGTTATTTGGTTTAGGTAGCCAATGTTTCTTATAA
- a CDS encoding DUF4279 domain-containing protein — protein MESGTQREAKSWAMFAITGPRLRPLEVTEKLGIQPDYYHGADVKDIENMTIPSHWQLNSKLGPEFPLLDHIWDLLKTLAPVRKDLKEFTESYESTIYASVEFASEFTKGVVLDKRTMLLLGEMGVNLEIIPWNLDETP, from the coding sequence ATGGAATCGGGAACACAAAGAGAAGCAAAATCGTGGGCGATGTTCGCCATCACAGGACCTAGGCTCAGGCCTTTGGAAGTGACGGAAAAACTAGGCATCCAACCGGACTATTATCACGGTGCGGATGTAAAAGACATCGAAAATATGACAATTCCGAGTCATTGGCAGCTCAATTCAAAGCTTGGACCGGAATTCCCGTTACTCGATCATATTTGGGATCTGCTTAAAACCTTAGCACCTGTTCGTAAAGACTTAAAAGAATTTACGGAAAGTTATGAATCTACCATTTATGCTTCGGTGGAGTTTGCATCCGAGTTCACAAAAGGGGTGGTCCTCGACAAAAGAACTATGCTTTTGTTAGGTGAGATGGGTGTGAATTTGGAAATTATCCCCTGGAATCTCGATGAGACTCCCTAA
- a CDS encoding amino acid--tRNA ligase-related protein: MVSLSKDTLIFRSKVIRKVREILWRDGFLEVDTPTLKPIVGMEPYLDPFEVRSPNGKEKGYLITSPEYSLKQMMAKGMTRIFELAHTFRSGEMGSEFHSKEFLMLELYAKGMNDNSLRHYIETFLRELIHSFGKEEVQKKAATPDWIRHLSVEEAFVKNVGHGFSRDDLFETIEKHKLSTSSLTELTNWQYEDLFFLVFLNLVEPKLGEGIVFLYDYPPECAALARVVDGVAKRFEIYWDGLELANAFYELTDAKEQRKRFKEEQELRAKLGKEVFAMDENFLQCLENGFPECAGISIGMDRLLLKLSEKHGLGEISPYWMEV, encoded by the coding sequence ATGGTCTCACTCTCAAAAGATACACTCATTTTTCGTTCCAAAGTCATCCGAAAGGTTCGTGAAATTTTATGGCGGGATGGATTTTTGGAAGTAGATACACCAACCTTAAAACCAATTGTGGGGATGGAACCATATTTGGATCCTTTTGAAGTGCGCTCTCCTAATGGGAAGGAAAAAGGATACCTCATCACTTCGCCTGAATACAGTTTGAAACAGATGATGGCAAAAGGAATGACTCGTATCTTTGAATTAGCTCATACTTTCCGCTCGGGAGAGATGGGTAGTGAGTTCCATTCCAAAGAGTTTTTAATGTTAGAACTTTATGCGAAAGGGATGAATGATAATTCGTTACGTCACTATATAGAAACGTTTTTACGAGAATTGATTCATTCTTTTGGAAAAGAGGAAGTACAAAAAAAGGCAGCCACTCCAGATTGGATTCGCCATCTTTCTGTGGAAGAGGCCTTTGTCAAAAATGTTGGGCATGGATTTTCCCGCGACGATTTGTTTGAGACGATAGAAAAACATAAACTATCTACATCTAGTTTAACAGAACTTACGAATTGGCAATATGAAGACCTTTTCTTTTTAGTCTTTTTGAATTTAGTTGAGCCGAAGTTAGGTGAAGGAATTGTTTTTTTATACGACTATCCCCCGGAATGTGCTGCCTTGGCCCGGGTAGTGGATGGAGTGGCCAAACGATTTGAAATATATTGGGACGGTTTGGAACTTGCCAATGCCTTTTATGAACTAACTGATGCAAAAGAACAAAGGAAACGATTTAAAGAAGAACAGGAATTGCGAGCGAAATTAGGAAAGGAAGTTTTTGCGATGGATGAAAACTTTCTTCAGTGTTTGGAAAATGGATTTCCAGAATGTGCCGGGATTTCGATTGGAATGGATCGGTTACTTTTGAAACTATCTGAGAAACACGGGCTAGGTGAAATTAGCCCGTATTGGATGGAAGTTTAG
- a CDS encoding DUF6935 domain-containing protein, translating into MRNIFFIQKVYLLSSFGKEKNEEKGLKRIGMILEFSPMKAISSLFLLCFSVSLVAQNLTGRNPVSIPSEPTTIEEFKSLQTNLATTPEGGAALLVLAISLYGKNQDLGTKAVILSVISKNRQKSTKPSAVEGMDLGGSDKYLLGQLDKYKMLSNGYWKGAEPANGYKASLPLTVETYTNPYSGDESTGKLKLFVATRGASSFRPVSVEKDSDGLWRAKEMSSLFVGMMPAK; encoded by the coding sequence ATGAGAAATATTTTTTTCATACAAAAAGTTTACTTACTCTCTTCATTTGGTAAAGAAAAAAATGAAGAAAAAGGATTGAAACGAATCGGAATGATTCTAGAATTCTCGCCCATGAAAGCAATCAGCTCTTTGTTTTTACTCTGTTTCTCCGTATCACTTGTGGCACAAAACTTGACAGGAAGAAATCCTGTTAGCATTCCTTCCGAGCCCACTACGATAGAAGAATTTAAATCACTACAAACGAACCTTGCCACCACACCGGAAGGTGGAGCGGCTCTACTTGTGCTCGCGATTTCCCTCTATGGAAAAAACCAAGACTTGGGAACCAAGGCGGTGATCCTATCCGTAATTTCCAAAAATAGACAAAAGTCTACTAAACCATCTGCTGTGGAAGGAATGGATTTAGGTGGAAGTGATAAATATCTACTTGGCCAACTAGACAAATACAAAATGTTATCCAATGGTTATTGGAAAGGGGCTGAACCAGCGAACGGGTACAAGGCGAGTTTGCCCTTAACGGTTGAAACTTATACGAATCCTTATTCGGGAGATGAGTCCACTGGCAAACTGAAACTTTTTGTGGCGACTCGCGGGGCTTCCAGTTTTCGACCGGTTTCAGTGGAGAAAGACTCAGATGGACTTTGGCGGGCAAAAGAAATGAGTTCTCTTTTTGTTGGAATGATGCCAGCAAAATAA
- a CDS encoding ArsR/SmtB family transcription factor: MDLRRDVFQAIADPTRRAILLLVATQSMTAGTIASHFDTKRPTVSKHLQILTECELLAKEPNGREIYYHLNPNKMKEIANFIEPFQKLWDDRFNKLESVMKNYKAKG; the protein is encoded by the coding sequence ATGGATTTAAGAAGAGACGTATTCCAAGCTATTGCCGATCCCACAAGAAGAGCCATCCTCCTCCTAGTGGCCACCCAATCTATGACTGCGGGAACCATCGCTTCCCACTTTGACACCAAACGTCCCACTGTTTCCAAACATTTACAAATCTTAACAGAATGTGAATTGCTGGCAAAGGAACCGAATGGTCGGGAGATTTATTACCACTTGAATCCAAACAAAATGAAAGAGATCGCTAATTTCATCGAACCCTTCCAAAAACTTTGGGATGACAGGTTTAACAAATTAGAATCAGTAATGAAGAACTATAAGGCCAAAGGATAA
- a CDS encoding LA_2478/LA_2722/LA_4182 family protein, which yields MKKIFLISLFFLPLLITSQTLKDAKEFQALSKKMCAKTSECMKEKLKDLPADQRKMVESQFVNGNVCESRYKNYLVEGQKPANDKPTKKLTKQDLEDMKKCAKEMAAFSCADLEDGKVPESCEKFQEED from the coding sequence ATGAAAAAAATATTTCTCATTTCACTCTTTTTTCTTCCTTTACTTATCACCTCACAGACATTAAAGGACGCAAAAGAATTCCAAGCTCTTTCTAAAAAAATGTGTGCAAAAACTTCTGAGTGTATGAAAGAAAAACTCAAAGATCTTCCTGCAGACCAAAGAAAGATGGTAGAGTCTCAATTTGTCAATGGCAATGTCTGTGAATCCCGTTACAAAAATTACTTAGTAGAAGGCCAAAAACCGGCAAATGACAAACCTACAAAAAAACTCACCAAACAAGATTTGGAAGACATGAAAAAATGTGCCAAAGAAATGGCGGCCTTCTCTTGTGCTGATTTAGAAGACGGTAAAGTTCCTGAGTCTTGTGAAAAATTCCAAGAAGAAGATTAA
- a CDS encoding DUF4872 domain-containing protein — protein sequence MKKLASYLEKWFHSSTDPKRDFITTAMMMEKAGTGGAIFRNLFRDFLLEAYTITKDPIFQNVHKQFKEIAGHWTEIASLFAQSYV from the coding sequence ATCAAAAAACTTGCTTCCTATTTAGAAAAATGGTTTCACTCCTCCACTGATCCCAAAAGAGATTTTATAACTACAGCCATGATGATGGAAAAAGCTGGAACGGGCGGGGCAATTTTTAGAAATTTATTCAGAGATTTTTTGTTAGAAGCCTATACGATCACAAAGGATCCGATCTTTCAAAATGTTCATAAACAATTCAAAGAAATTGCAGGCCATTGGACGGAAATTGCCTCTTTGTTTGCGCAATCGTATGTTTAA
- the pnuC gene encoding nicotinamide riboside transporter PnuC: protein MTEIISLKQFFALDFTFLVCFGYPLSLLEFLGTTSGLICVYLASRNHILTWPIGIFNSICFFFLFFQVQLYSDMLLQIYFFGSSVYGWWVWRKRTGAFIKIQSLGKRKNTLLLFSIFLGTLLLGQVTSHFPIWFPNIFTKPPAFLYWDAFTTVASIFANLLLAQRKLESWFLWVFVDIVCIVLYALKAIPFVTAEYIVFLLIAFYGCYHWYQEYKSNLLDSSISGT from the coding sequence ATGACAGAAATCATTTCCCTAAAACAATTCTTTGCCTTGGACTTTACTTTCTTAGTTTGTTTCGGGTATCCATTGTCCTTACTTGAATTTTTAGGAACTACATCCGGGCTCATCTGCGTATATCTTGCCTCACGAAATCATATTCTCACTTGGCCCATTGGTATTTTTAATTCGATTTGCTTTTTCTTTTTGTTCTTTCAGGTCCAATTGTATTCGGATATGTTACTACAAATTTACTTTTTTGGATCCAGTGTCTATGGATGGTGGGTTTGGCGCAAAAGAACAGGTGCCTTTATAAAAATTCAATCTCTAGGCAAAAGAAAGAATACCTTACTTCTATTTTCTATTTTTCTTGGAACTTTACTTTTAGGGCAAGTAACCAGTCACTTCCCCATTTGGTTCCCAAATATATTTACAAAACCGCCTGCCTTCCTCTATTGGGACGCCTTTACCACGGTAGCAAGTATCTTTGCTAATTTACTACTCGCGCAAAGAAAATTGGAATCTTGGTTTCTCTGGGTGTTTGTGGATATAGTCTGTATTGTTTTATACGCTTTGAAAGCGATTCCCTTTGTCACCGCAGAATACATTGTGTTTTTACTCATAGCATTCTACGGTTGTTACCATTGGTATCAGGAATATAAATCTAATTTGTTAGATTCTTCGATTAGCGGGACGTAA
- a CDS encoding class I SAM-dependent methyltransferase, translated as MKSFLNKKNFGLGKNGKEFDGSYWTDIYGNGLDVDGSYNAKQHAEYLRALFQLMEIPVYKMADFGFGKAILLREMVKTFSPVKVYAVDASKEAFEDLKKKDWVKRSDKFHLYHESLETLKLPKLEKEPVELGICNSVIQYLPDGMIPGVLEKMAKYCNYLYFTVPTNEDYAVMKEEMSFTDPYAFSRSKKKYRKWISRDFEIVGYNLLQSKWLGEKGFKEDFFRI; from the coding sequence GTGAAGAGTTTTTTGAACAAAAAGAACTTTGGTTTGGGTAAAAATGGCAAAGAGTTCGATGGTTCTTATTGGACGGACATTTATGGCAATGGACTGGATGTAGATGGATCTTACAATGCAAAACAACATGCTGAGTATTTAAGAGCACTTTTCCAACTGATGGAAATCCCCGTTTACAAAATGGCGGACTTTGGATTTGGGAAGGCAATTCTCCTTCGGGAGATGGTAAAAACCTTTTCTCCGGTAAAAGTATATGCAGTCGATGCCTCCAAAGAAGCTTTTGAAGATCTAAAGAAAAAAGATTGGGTGAAACGTTCTGACAAATTCCATTTGTATCATGAATCTTTAGAAACTCTGAAACTTCCTAAGCTTGAAAAAGAACCTGTGGAACTTGGGATTTGTAATTCTGTCATTCAATACCTACCTGATGGAATGATTCCCGGTGTTTTAGAAAAAATGGCAAAGTATTGTAATTATTTATATTTTACCGTTCCAACAAACGAAGACTATGCGGTGATGAAAGAAGAAATGTCTTTTACTGATCCATATGCATTCTCGAGGTCCAAAAAAAAATATAGAAAATGGATTTCTCGTGACTTTGAAATTGTTGGATATAATCTTTTGCAAAGTAAATGGCTTGGTGAAAAAGGGTTTAAGGAAGATTTTTTTAGGATTTAG
- a CDS encoding ZIP family metal transporter, with amino-acid sequence MLDFLMHLHPVVLALLATGFTWFCTAFGAGFVFFFRTVPRPVFNAMLGFASGIMIAASFWSLLLPSIELSEQAGNPAWLHSSVGFLSGGLTLYVLHKLLPHLHVGLEENHLEGGKSSFQRSLLLVLAITLHNIPEGLAVGVAFGALGDGFTYESLMAAAVVAFGIGIQNIPEGAAVSIPLLREGFSARKSFWYGQLSGFVEPIGGLLGAALVFYVESLLPFALSFAAGAMIFVVVEELIPESHTGKETEMSTLGAMFGFVLMMALDVGLG; translated from the coding sequence ATGTTAGATTTTCTTATGCATTTGCACCCTGTGGTTTTGGCTCTCCTTGCCACAGGTTTTACTTGGTTTTGTACTGCCTTTGGCGCAGGATTTGTATTTTTCTTTCGCACTGTGCCTAGGCCCGTCTTTAACGCCATGCTTGGGTTTGCATCTGGCATTATGATAGCTGCGAGTTTTTGGTCATTGTTATTACCTTCAATCGAACTTTCTGAACAAGCTGGCAATCCTGCATGGCTTCATTCTAGTGTTGGATTTTTGTCTGGTGGCCTCACTCTCTATGTTTTGCATAAACTCCTTCCTCACCTACATGTAGGTTTGGAAGAAAATCATTTAGAAGGAGGGAAATCTTCCTTCCAAAGAAGTTTGTTACTTGTCCTTGCGATCACTCTTCATAACATTCCCGAAGGTTTGGCAGTGGGCGTCGCCTTTGGTGCGCTTGGTGACGGTTTTACTTATGAGTCACTTATGGCAGCAGCAGTGGTGGCTTTTGGAATTGGTATCCAAAATATTCCCGAAGGTGCTGCTGTTTCCATTCCTTTGTTACGGGAAGGTTTTAGCGCACGGAAGAGTTTTTGGTATGGACAACTTTCTGGATTTGTTGAACCAATTGGCGGTCTCCTCGGTGCGGCTCTTGTTTTTTATGTGGAGAGTTTACTTCCCTTTGCTTTATCGTTTGCCGCAGGTGCCATGATCTTTGTCGTAGTAGAAGAGTTGATCCCAGAATCTCATACTGGCAAAGAAACAGAGATGTCAACTCTTGGTGCCATGTTTGGCTTTGTACTAATGATGGCACTTGATGTAGGGCTTGGCTAA
- a CDS encoding SRPBCC family protein: MELKTKIIAMDGKQELTIEREFDLPASLVYKAHTEPDLIEEWMGNKVLKFEAKNHGGWIFETKNPDGVVLFRANGVLHDIVPNERFTRTFEMENTGFATQLEFFEFQTISENKSKLIMHIIYKSVEQRDKILKMPFAQGINMAHNKLEQVTIEKTKNK, encoded by the coding sequence ATGGAATTAAAAACAAAAATAATCGCAATGGACGGCAAACAAGAGTTAACGATTGAGCGCGAGTTTGATTTACCCGCTTCCTTAGTTTATAAAGCCCATACAGAACCAGACCTCATCGAAGAATGGATGGGAAACAAAGTATTAAAGTTTGAAGCAAAAAATCATGGAGGTTGGATCTTTGAAACCAAAAATCCAGATGGTGTTGTACTTTTTCGGGCAAATGGGGTTCTCCATGATATCGTACCAAACGAACGGTTTACAAGAACCTTTGAGATGGAAAACACAGGATTTGCCACCCAACTTGAGTTTTTTGAATTTCAAACAATTTCAGAAAACAAATCAAAACTCATTATGCATATTATTTATAAATCTGTAGAACAAAGAGACAAAATTCTAAAGATGCCATTTGCACAAGGGATCAATATGGCTCACAACAAACTGGAACAAGTAACAATAGAAAAGACTAAAAACAAATAA
- a CDS encoding YdeI/OmpD-associated family protein: MDGKQKKSKPKSADSFFKETKAWKKEFEILRSLTSELKLEEEIKWGQPCYTYNGQNVFLIHGFKEYCAVLFFKGALLKDPKKILIQQTQNVQSARQIRFQSASEIIKLKSTLKAYIKEAIELELSGKKVEKKPTAAFEVPDEFKKRLVTNPKLKTAFESLTPGRQRAYLLYFASAKRPQTREERIDKHQSRILNGKGLDD, from the coding sequence ATGGATGGGAAACAAAAAAAATCGAAACCAAAATCTGCTGATTCATTTTTTAAAGAAACAAAAGCCTGGAAAAAAGAATTTGAGATTTTGCGTTCTCTTACATCGGAACTCAAACTAGAAGAAGAAATCAAATGGGGACAACCTTGTTATACTTACAATGGACAGAATGTATTTTTAATCCATGGTTTCAAAGAATATTGCGCTGTACTATTTTTTAAAGGGGCCTTACTCAAAGACCCAAAAAAAATTCTTATCCAACAAACACAAAACGTACAATCGGCAAGACAAATCCGATTCCAAAGTGCATCTGAAATCATAAAATTAAAATCTACTTTGAAAGCCTATATCAAAGAAGCCATTGAGTTAGAACTATCTGGTAAAAAAGTAGAAAAAAAACCAACGGCTGCTTTTGAAGTTCCAGATGAGTTTAAAAAAAGACTAGTGACCAATCCCAAGTTAAAAACAGCATTTGAGTCTTTAACCCCTGGTAGGCAACGAGCCTACTTACTCTATTTTGCTTCCGCGAAAAGACCACAAACAAGAGAAGAAAGAATCGATAAACACCAGAGCCGAATTTTAAACGGCAAAGGTTTGGATGATTAA
- a CDS encoding LBF_4227 family protein, whose amino-acid sequence MEHKESKQRKKGGIKAAFEDLVVKVASYVEVMTIYIQKNLQVYIKNLVLSSVWVFTSIFLIFLGLIYISYGVYLSLQKFLAAGDPILASFATGFGFLLFAILFLSLVLRKK is encoded by the coding sequence TTGGAACATAAAGAATCAAAACAACGTAAAAAAGGCGGAATCAAAGCCGCCTTCGAAGACTTAGTCGTAAAAGTTGCTTCTTACGTAGAAGTAATGACGATTTATATCCAAAAGAACCTCCAAGTTTACATTAAAAATTTGGTTCTCTCTTCCGTCTGGGTTTTCACTTCTATATTTCTTATCTTTTTAGGACTCATCTACATTTCTTATGGGGTGTATTTAAGTTTGCAAAAATTTCTCGCCGCAGGTGACCCCATTCTTGCTAGTTTCGCAACCGGATTTGGATTTTTACTTTTTGCCATTTTATTTTTATCATTGGTTCTTCGTAAAAAATAA
- a CDS encoding response regulator transcription factor produces MKNILVIEDDPDIGNLIRKSLDSAHYTTSVFENGEEGLKFYKSNHPDLVILDLSLPDIDGMEICRSIRKADESTPIFILSARTEEIDRIMGLELGADDYITKPFSVRELKTRVDVFFRRWDKKIGIKPNVGQAGEIIRGALKIDSIRRRVTLNENIINISRKEFDILQLLAGSPGKVFSREMILESVWGVEWDGFERMIDSHIKRIRSKLEKNSAQPEWIETIWGIGYRFTDNFENIVVPD; encoded by the coding sequence ATGAAAAATATTTTGGTAATTGAGGACGATCCGGATATCGGCAACCTAATCCGGAAATCTCTCGATTCTGCTCACTACACAACCTCCGTCTTTGAAAACGGCGAAGAAGGTTTGAAATTTTACAAGTCCAATCATCCTGATTTAGTGATTCTGGATCTCTCTCTACCGGACATTGATGGTATGGAAATTTGCCGTAGCATCCGAAAGGCCGACGAAAGTACGCCGATTTTTATCCTTTCCGCAAGGACAGAAGAAATCGACCGCATCATGGGACTTGAGTTAGGTGCTGATGATTACATCACAAAACCTTTTTCGGTGCGCGAATTAAAAACCCGTGTGGATGTTTTCTTTCGTCGTTGGGATAAAAAAATTGGGATCAAACCCAATGTGGGCCAAGCCGGAGAAATCATTCGTGGTGCTCTGAAAATTGATTCCATTAGACGCAGAGTCACTCTCAACGAAAACATTATCAATATTTCTAGAAAGGAATTTGACATTTTACAACTGCTAGCTGGTTCTCCGGGCAAAGTTTTTTCTCGCGAAATGATTTTGGAATCGGTTTGGGGTGTGGAATGGGATGGTTTTGAAAGGATGATCGACAGTCATATCAAACGAATTCGTTCCAAACTGGAAAAAAACTCCGCACAACCAGAATGGATCGAAACCATTTGGGGAATCGGATACCGTTTCACTGATAACTTTGAAAACATAGTGGTTCCTGACTAA
- a CDS encoding alginate export family protein, whose translation MQKRRLSITLLSVYWFLGYGLFGQTTAPTPETPTNQNQSQNLNSTATPKEEPPKPTPPPTWSDGFTAGALVRVRPEMKYNLDFNRTTNDNVDFTGQKIQFWIQKEFTKDVIAKITFQDSRLWGAEKGSLTGLSTANDGTRQSTDVREAYIEVKNNFDLPFHIQAGRQILRYGDERLVGSLDWTNVGRSFDGLRLKWEQKYLSSHIFVTSVSERHNDIAGNTTSFGVKTQYNTYMDCPYNGTKACTPKLDGQRQELGDSYFTGFYNTLKPSDYFHIDLYYLGLQKEYLRTNQSLILTTGETGTPGSRAGRWDILHTYGIRITNRTQPNKKALQAIDYSFEYAVQTGTTGKSIRPSWDNNRTEVTLTDPLTNGNYNHNLYAEKERYKTFAFGADVGYTIDKLRLGVAYDIGSGDPNRTDGSIASFQNLFHTNHLFYGMADQVSWVNMKSKSVNVSYHLGTYGSFRVDYFAIEKHKLQDSWYDIAGVAKTGASTESVSNNSYDVSQVLTEKGTGDNRPVSMLGRSLFREIDFKYNVPYKNLVLECGYSMLFAGDAIQNRVNDRTINSQAYTNQFSKNGQFAYLMVTAQF comes from the coding sequence ATGCAAAAGCGAAGATTATCAATCACCCTACTCTCTGTTTATTGGTTCCTTGGTTATGGGCTATTTGGACAAACCACAGCTCCCACCCCGGAAACTCCCACCAATCAAAACCAATCGCAAAATTTAAATTCTACTGCGACTCCGAAAGAAGAACCACCAAAACCAACCCCACCACCGACTTGGTCTGATGGTTTTACTGCAGGAGCACTCGTTCGAGTCCGTCCTGAAATGAAATACAACTTAGATTTCAATCGAACGACTAACGACAATGTAGATTTTACAGGACAGAAGATTCAATTTTGGATTCAAAAAGAATTTACGAAAGATGTCATCGCGAAAATCACTTTCCAAGATTCCAGGTTATGGGGAGCGGAAAAAGGGTCACTTACTGGATTATCCACTGCCAATGATGGAACAAGACAAAGCACAGACGTACGTGAAGCATATATCGAAGTGAAAAACAACTTTGATCTTCCTTTTCATATCCAAGCAGGACGTCAAATTCTGCGATACGGTGACGAACGTTTGGTGGGATCACTAGACTGGACTAATGTGGGCCGAAGTTTTGATGGCCTCAGACTGAAATGGGAACAAAAATACCTCTCATCTCATATCTTTGTAACATCCGTGAGTGAACGCCACAACGACATAGCAGGAAATACAACTTCATTTGGTGTCAAAACGCAATACAATACTTATATGGATTGCCCTTACAATGGAACTAAGGCATGCACACCCAAATTAGATGGCCAAAGACAGGAGTTAGGTGATTCCTATTTTACTGGTTTTTACAATACACTGAAACCATCTGACTACTTTCATATTGATTTGTATTACTTAGGTTTACAAAAGGAATACTTACGCACCAACCAATCACTAATCCTCACTACGGGAGAAACAGGCACCCCAGGCTCAAGGGCTGGTCGATGGGACATTTTACACACCTATGGAATCCGAATTACCAACAGAACCCAACCAAACAAAAAGGCTCTCCAAGCCATTGACTACTCATTCGAATATGCAGTACAAACAGGAACTACAGGAAAATCCATCCGACCTAGTTGGGATAATAACCGAACCGAAGTGACTTTAACTGATCCTTTAACTAATGGGAATTACAATCACAATCTTTACGCAGAAAAAGAAAGATATAAAACATTTGCCTTTGGTGCCGATGTGGGATACACAATCGATAAACTTAGATTAGGTGTAGCTTATGATATTGGAAGTGGAGATCCAAACAGAACCGATGGATCCATTGCTAGTTTTCAAAACCTTTTTCACACCAACCATTTATTTTATGGAATGGCTGACCAAGTCAGTTGGGTGAATATGAAATCAAAATCAGTAAATGTTAGTTATCATTTAGGAACTTATGGCTCCTTCCGTGTGGATTATTTTGCCATAGAAAAACACAAACTCCAAGATAGTTGGTACGATATAGCAGGAGTTGCAAAAACCGGGGCCAGTACAGAATCAGTTTCAAATAATAGTTATGATGTAAGCCAAGTCCTAACAGAAAAAGGTACCGGTGACAATAGACCTGTATCCATGCTCGGAAGGAGTTTGTTTCGTGAAATTGATTTTAAATACAATGTCCCCTATAAAAATTTAGTTTTAGAATGTGGATATAGTATGTTGTTTGCTGGTGACGCCATCCAAAATCGTGTCAACGATCGCACCATCAACTCCCAAGCCTATACAAATCAATTTTCTAAAAACGGTCAATTTGCCTATTTGATGGTAACTGCCCAATTCTAA